A region of Sandaracinaceae bacterium DNA encodes the following proteins:
- a CDS encoding SDR family oxidoreductase → MPTKRTALVTGASSGLGVEYAKLLANDGCDVVLVARSEDKLRAVAAELEQRGVRALVYPADLSRPGAPSALFDALVRDGVTVDILVNNAGLGYVGAFRESELSSELEMVEVNVTSLTALTHLFVPGMVARGFGQVLNIASTAAFQAGPGMSVYFATKAYVVSFSEGIAHELRGTGVTVTAHCPGATHTGFAAVAGAGDTLLFKGAVATADSVARHGYVAMRRGRVLSIHGLLNRLMYWGGLLTPRWLLTRITARMMK, encoded by the coding sequence ATGCCCACCAAGCGCACCGCCCTCGTCACGGGAGCCAGCTCCGGCCTCGGCGTCGAGTACGCCAAGCTCCTCGCCAACGACGGCTGCGACGTCGTCCTGGTCGCTCGCAGCGAGGACAAGCTGCGCGCCGTCGCAGCCGAGCTCGAGCAGCGCGGTGTACGCGCGCTCGTGTACCCCGCCGACCTGTCGCGGCCTGGTGCCCCGAGCGCTCTGTTCGACGCGCTCGTGCGGGATGGCGTGACGGTGGACATCCTGGTCAACAACGCCGGCCTCGGCTACGTGGGGGCGTTCCGAGAGAGCGAGCTGTCATCCGAGCTCGAGATGGTGGAGGTCAACGTGACGTCGCTCACGGCGCTGACGCACCTCTTCGTGCCGGGGATGGTCGCGCGTGGCTTCGGGCAGGTGCTGAACATCGCGTCCACCGCGGCCTTCCAAGCCGGCCCGGGGATGAGCGTGTACTTCGCGACCAAGGCCTACGTCGTGTCGTTCAGCGAGGGCATCGCGCACGAGCTACGGGGGACGGGGGTCACCGTCACGGCCCACTGCCCCGGTGCCACACACACGGGCTTCGCCGCCGTGGCGGGGGCGGGGGACACGCTGCTCTTCAAGGGCGCGGTGGCGACCGCCGACAGCGTGGCGCGCCATGGGTACGTGGCGATGCGGCGTGGCCGCGTGCTGTCCATCCATGGTTTGCTGAACCGGCTCATGTACTGGGGCGGGCTCCTCACGCCGCGCTGGCTGCTCACGCGCATCACCGCGCGGATGATGAAGTAG